In one window of Flavobacterium ginsengisoli DNA:
- a CDS encoding LptF/LptG family permease: protein MKILDKYLLKTFLLTFTTVFVILFFIFILQTVWLFISELAGKDLDLILVVKFLLFSMPRIIPLVLPLSVLLASIMTFGNLAENYEFAAMKSSGISSQRAMRILIIFIFVLSIVAFWFANNVIPYAEYKFVNFRKNIAQAKPAMAIAEGQFNDVGTYNIKVNKKSGENGNRLTGVTIHEKANNMGENKTVIKAKTGLLVSNEKSSILKLVLNDGYYYQDVTPKKYEDRAKMPFIKGKFKTQIINIDLSELNKVDDSKESIAGTNGMLNVNELRYTLDSLNKNLNNEIISFSENINQRVGIKKIYRDTQKNIKKKPLPNDLLSIYSNKDKVDILKMAGSNITSNIYSIDTTQQDLKNKQRDINKHLLALYEKFVIAFACFLMFFIGAPLGAIIRKGGLGLPIVFAVLIFITFHFINTFGKRLSQEGGMTPFLGSWMSSFILSPLAVLLTYRATNDNGLINFDAITTPISKLFQKISERFLPAQKQK from the coding sequence TTGAAAATACTAGACAAATACTTATTAAAAACATTCTTACTTACATTTACTACGGTATTTGTAATCTTATTTTTCATATTCATACTTCAAACAGTATGGCTATTTATTTCAGAACTAGCAGGTAAAGATCTCGACTTAATATTGGTCGTGAAATTCCTGCTTTTTTCTATGCCTCGTATTATTCCTCTGGTTTTACCTTTATCGGTTTTACTAGCATCGATTATGACTTTCGGAAATCTAGCCGAAAACTACGAGTTCGCAGCCATGAAATCTTCAGGAATCTCGTCGCAAAGAGCTATGAGAATCTTGATCATTTTTATTTTCGTTTTAAGTATTGTTGCATTTTGGTTTGCAAATAACGTTATTCCGTATGCAGAATATAAATTTGTTAATTTTAGAAAAAACATCGCACAAGCCAAACCTGCAATGGCCATTGCTGAAGGCCAGTTTAACGATGTTGGCACTTATAACATTAAAGTAAATAAAAAATCTGGCGAAAATGGCAACCGTCTTACTGGCGTAACAATTCACGAGAAAGCAAATAATATGGGTGAAAACAAAACCGTAATTAAAGCTAAAACTGGTTTGTTAGTTAGTAATGAAAAATCAAGCATTTTAAAACTGGTTTTAAATGATGGTTATTATTATCAAGACGTTACTCCAAAAAAATATGAAGATCGTGCGAAAATGCCTTTTATAAAAGGAAAATTTAAAACACAGATCATCAATATTGACTTATCTGAACTAAATAAAGTTGACGACAGCAAAGAAAGCATTGCAGGAACAAATGGAATGCTTAATGTTAATGAATTACGTTATACTTTAGACTCATTAAACAAGAATTTAAACAACGAAATTATTTCCTTCTCAGAGAATATTAATCAGCGTGTCGGAATTAAAAAAATCTACAGAGATACTCAAAAAAACATCAAGAAGAAACCGCTTCCAAATGATCTTTTATCTATTTACTCTAACAAAGACAAGGTAGATATTTTAAAAATGGCTGGAAGCAATATAACGAGCAATATATACTCTATTGACACTACTCAACAAGATTTAAAGAACAAACAACGAGACATTAATAAACACCTTCTCGCATTATACGAGAAATTCGTTATTGCTTTTGCTTGCTTTTTAATGTTCTTTATTGGAGCTCCACTTGGTGCGATTATTAGAAAAGGAGGACTTGGACTTCCTATTGTATTTGCGGTTTTAATTTTTATTACTTTCCATTTCATCAATACATTCGGAAAAAGACTATCTCAAGAAGGCGGAATGACCCCTTTTTTGGGATCATGGATGTCATCTTTCATCTTGTCTCCACTCGCAGTATTATTAACCTATCGCGCCACAAATGACAATGGGCTAATTAATTTTGATGCGATTACAACTCCGATTTCAAAACTATTTCAGAAAATCTCTGAGCGGTTTTTACCTGCTCAAAAGCAAAAATAA
- a CDS encoding acyl-CoA thioesterase, with protein MGTVEERIQKSETRIFKAVFPSTTNHYDTLFGGTALHLMDEVAFICATRFSRKKVVTISTGQIDFKKAIPAGTLIELVAKVDSVGRTSCKIHVDIFMEQMYSELRETVVSGTFSFVAVDENKKPTPILDDLD; from the coding sequence ATGGGAACAGTAGAAGAAAGAATTCAAAAATCAGAAACTCGAATTTTTAAAGCCGTTTTTCCTAGCACAACCAATCATTACGACACTCTTTTTGGAGGAACGGCACTACATCTTATGGATGAAGTTGCTTTTATCTGTGCTACTCGTTTTAGCCGTAAAAAAGTTGTAACGATTTCTACAGGTCAAATTGACTTTAAAAAAGCAATTCCAGCAGGAACTTTAATCGAATTAGTGGCAAAAGTAGATAGCGTTGGAAGAACAAGCTGTAAAATTCATGTCGATATTTTTATGGAACAAATGTATTCTGAGCTTCGCGAAACGGTTGTTTCAGGAACTTTTTCGTTTGTTGCTGTCGATGAAAACAAAAAACCAACGCCAATTTTAGACGATTTGGATTAA
- a CDS encoding aldo/keto reductase: MSSQNQKNEISRRSFLQTSAKFAAAGIYLGVFGMPELFGNVVVDKKDVQIPDVKLNNGVKMPILGFGTYGLSGEVCQQSVAEAISAGYRLLDTAKVYGNEEAVGRGIKQSGIDRKKLFVTSKLWVDDAGYENAKKGFEETLRKLQLEYLDLYLIHRPRGDVKGSWKAMEELYKAGKIKAIGISNFDPVQLDALLSYAEVKPVINQIETHAYFQQTNDFKVLKQHNIQMQAWAPFAEGRNGLFTNEILTKIAQKHGKTTAQVSLRWHYQRGIVAIPRSSQKVHIIENLDIFDFKLDSADIKEIEKLDLNKTQFPEWT; encoded by the coding sequence ATGAGTTCTCAAAACCAAAAAAATGAAATAAGCCGACGCAGTTTTTTACAAACCAGTGCAAAATTCGCGGCCGCAGGAATTTACTTAGGTGTTTTTGGAATGCCTGAACTATTCGGAAATGTTGTCGTAGATAAAAAAGATGTTCAGATTCCAGATGTCAAGCTGAATAACGGTGTCAAAATGCCTATATTAGGATTTGGCACATATGGTCTTAGTGGGGAAGTGTGCCAGCAATCAGTTGCTGAAGCTATATCGGCAGGTTATCGTCTTCTTGATACTGCAAAAGTGTATGGAAATGAAGAAGCAGTGGGCAGAGGCATAAAACAAAGCGGAATTGACAGGAAAAAGCTTTTTGTTACATCAAAACTATGGGTTGATGATGCTGGTTATGAAAATGCTAAAAAAGGTTTTGAAGAGACACTAAGAAAACTGCAACTTGAATATCTTGATCTGTATCTGATTCATCGTCCAAGAGGTGATGTGAAAGGATCTTGGAAAGCAATGGAAGAACTTTATAAAGCGGGAAAAATTAAAGCTATTGGCATAAGCAATTTCGATCCGGTACAACTAGATGCTCTTTTATCTTATGCTGAGGTAAAACCTGTGATAAATCAAATTGAAACACACGCTTATTTTCAGCAGACAAATGACTTTAAGGTATTAAAACAGCATAATATCCAAATGCAAGCATGGGCTCCTTTTGCAGAAGGTCGTAATGGTCTTTTTACAAATGAAATATTAACTAAAATTGCTCAAAAACATGGTAAAACTACTGCGCAGGTAAGTTTGAGATGGCATTACCAACGTGGCATTGTAGCTATTCCGAGATCTTCTCAAAAAGTACATATTATAGAAAATCTTGACATTTTTGATTTTAAACTTGATAGTGCTGATATAAAAGAAATTGAAAAGCTTGACTTAAATAAAACGCAGTTTCCAGAATGGACTTAA
- a CDS encoding glycoside hydrolase family 97 C-terminal domain-containing protein translates to MAMIYTSGIIHFADSEEVFNSLPNELKNLLKEMPATWDKTEAIVAEPGKSIVLSRKKDNLSYIIGINGTNTSLPVFIDLTKYGKGYSKFRIISEGKDPLMDFKVETHPIDAKWKYNMAPKGGFIIEFVK, encoded by the coding sequence ATGGCTATGATTTATACCTCAGGGATTATTCATTTTGCCGATTCGGAAGAAGTGTTTAATTCATTGCCTAATGAACTTAAAAACTTATTGAAAGAAATGCCGGCAACTTGGGATAAAACCGAGGCTATTGTGGCAGAACCAGGAAAATCAATCGTGTTGTCACGTAAAAAAGATAATCTTTCTTATATTATTGGGATAAACGGAACTAACACATCTTTGCCTGTTTTTATTGATCTGACTAAATACGGAAAAGGGTATTCAAAATTCAGAATCATTTCTGAAGGTAAAGATCCGTTGATGGATTTTAAAGTAGAAACTCATCCAATTGATGCTAAGTGGAAATACAATATGGCTCCAAAAGGAGGTTTTATTATTGAGTTTGTAAAGTAA
- a CDS encoding aldose epimerase family protein, with product MNSTNIIAYESFGWFSGQEIFKFTITNSQGNYVESLNFGAIVKSIVVPDKNGKKENVVLGFPTLEGYLKDKAYIGATIGRFANRINNASFSIENKTYYLDKNDGKNNNHSGSAGFNSKIFDFKIENDAVIFSLENRSGEGGFPGDVNLKVIYKWTDQNELKIQFLAEASELTPLNFTNHSYFNLSACQDKIHNHRLTIQGSKILESTADYIPTGKIILADEYLFMNDKLGDVMQNKGLNLYYVLDRNRVDEKLVCKLIEEKSGRIMRVYTSYPGVQLYTGDYLDSALIGEHSKLYQSFDGLCLECQYYPDSPNHEYFPNTLFGAGQIYDETIAYTFDIVTDKI from the coding sequence ATGAATTCTACCAATATAATTGCATACGAGTCTTTTGGCTGGTTTTCAGGCCAAGAAATTTTCAAATTTACTATTACAAACAGCCAAGGAAATTATGTGGAGTCGCTTAATTTTGGTGCCATAGTAAAATCCATAGTTGTGCCAGATAAAAATGGGAAGAAAGAAAATGTAGTTTTAGGTTTTCCTACTTTAGAAGGTTATTTAAAAGACAAGGCTTATATCGGAGCGACAATCGGGCGTTTTGCAAACCGAATAAATAATGCTTCGTTTTCTATTGAGAATAAAACGTATTATCTGGATAAAAACGACGGAAAAAATAACAATCACAGCGGTTCAGCAGGATTTAATTCTAAAATATTCGATTTTAAAATAGAAAACGATGCTGTGATTTTTTCACTTGAAAACAGGAGTGGAGAAGGTGGTTTTCCGGGAGATGTAAATCTAAAAGTGATTTATAAATGGACTGATCAAAACGAATTGAAAATTCAGTTTTTGGCGGAAGCCAGCGAATTGACTCCGCTTAATTTTACCAATCATTCTTATTTCAATTTATCAGCTTGTCAAGATAAAATTCACAATCATAGATTAACCATTCAAGGATCAAAAATATTAGAAAGTACGGCCGACTATATTCCGACAGGAAAAATTATACTAGCTGATGAATATTTATTTATGAATGATAAACTGGGTGACGTAATGCAAAACAAGGGACTAAATCTTTATTATGTTTTAGATCGCAATCGTGTTGATGAAAAACTTGTTTGTAAATTGATTGAAGAAAAATCAGGTAGAATAATGCGAGTTTATACTTCATATCCGGGTGTGCAGCTTTATACAGGAGATTATTTAGACAGTGCACTAATCGGTGAACATTCTAAATTATACCAATCTTTTGACGGACTTTGTTTAGAATGTCAGTATTATCCTGACAGTCCCAATCATGAATATTTTCCTAACACTTTATTTGGAGCAGGTCAAATCTACGATGAAACCATTGCTTATACTTTTGATATAGTAACTGACAAAATTTAA
- a CDS encoding AraC family transcriptional regulator, whose translation MKNASQKEKIKVKEGFLGQRMIVIPKNILSNIKKNPLISGLYFTDIGVFPNASHHSMKRKHGSKQYILIYCYKGEGIISRENKTITLKANTFYIIPPEVAHDYYALKQNPWSIYWIHFTGPQAPYFYDKFITEYPDTAPQLSLEERRIELFDNILDVMEDGYSSSNLEFANLSLWQLLNTFLYEKFFIQKNRKFSEDNTIESAIDYMKKHLELSLKINDVATYFNYSSSHFFTLFKKQTGYSPIHYFNYLKMQKACQYLSFTTMSIKEISFNLGFNDPLYFSRLFKKIMSTSPIQYRTEYKQ comes from the coding sequence ATGAAAAACGCATCGCAAAAGGAAAAAATAAAAGTTAAAGAAGGTTTTTTAGGACAGCGCATGATTGTAATTCCTAAAAACATACTTTCCAATATCAAAAAGAATCCGCTTATTTCGGGTTTGTATTTTACCGATATTGGCGTTTTTCCTAATGCGAGCCATCATTCCATGAAGCGAAAACACGGAAGCAAACAATATATCCTGATTTATTGTTATAAAGGAGAAGGCATTATTAGCCGAGAAAACAAAACCATTACACTCAAAGCCAATACCTTTTATATTATTCCGCCAGAAGTTGCGCATGATTATTATGCTTTAAAACAAAATCCGTGGAGTATTTATTGGATTCATTTTACTGGACCACAAGCACCTTATTTTTACGATAAATTCATAACCGAATATCCTGATACCGCTCCGCAATTATCGCTTGAAGAAAGACGTATCGAACTATTTGACAACATATTAGACGTTATGGAAGATGGTTACAGCTCCAGCAATCTCGAATTTGCCAATTTATCTTTATGGCAGCTACTGAATACCTTTTTGTATGAGAAATTTTTCATTCAAAAAAACCGAAAATTTTCAGAGGATAATACTATTGAGTCGGCTATTGATTACATGAAAAAGCATCTGGAACTTTCGCTAAAAATAAACGATGTTGCGACTTATTTTAATTATTCATCATCACATTTTTTTACCTTATTTAAGAAACAGACTGGTTATTCTCCTATACATTATTTCAATTATCTAAAAATGCAGAAAGCCTGTCAATACCTAAGTTTTACGACTATGAGCATAAAAGAAATCAGTTTTAATTTAGGTTTTAATGATCCGTTATATTTCTCCCGTTTATTCAAGAAAATAATGAGTACATCACCTATTCAATATCGAACAGAATATAAGCAGTAA
- a CDS encoding sugar porter family MFS transporter has translation MKNYNYTFLLSISLVAALGGLLFGYDWVVIGGAKPFYEIYFGISDSPALQGWAMSSALVGCVAGAAVAGKLADTYGRRPLLIAAAVLFSLSAIGTGASETFNIFIVWRIIGGIGIGVASTISPLYIAEIAPQETRGLFVSINQLTVVIGILASTDYKHANHRSYSNWLLSRTDSCFLERTNWMAMDVLGRIFPAVLFFLLMFLIPESPRYLAKKDNQNSAEDTLAKIGGIDYAREELSKIKETFTHESEKTDFKILFDKKAFSILIIGIVLAAFQQWCGINIIFNYAQEIFVSAGYSINDLFMNIVITGSINLVFTLVAMGTVDKLGRKKLMLFGSGALAVIYALLGYFYYTNVTGFPLLLLVLLAIAIYAMSLAPITWVILSEIFPNRIRGVAMSIATFALWIASAILVQTFPIFNNYLGTSGTFWLYGIICALGFLFVFRKLPETKNKSLEEIEELMAADQSKHIQ, from the coding sequence ATGAAAAATTACAATTATACCTTTTTACTATCAATTAGTCTAGTTGCAGCACTGGGTGGTTTACTCTTTGGCTACGACTGGGTTGTTATTGGCGGAGCAAAACCATTTTACGAAATTTATTTTGGCATTTCAGATTCTCCAGCTCTTCAAGGCTGGGCAATGAGCAGTGCTCTTGTTGGCTGTGTGGCAGGTGCCGCTGTTGCAGGAAAACTAGCCGACACTTACGGAAGACGTCCTCTACTGATTGCTGCCGCCGTATTATTCTCCTTATCGGCAATTGGAACAGGAGCTTCAGAAACCTTCAACATATTTATTGTCTGGCGTATTATTGGAGGAATCGGAATTGGAGTTGCTTCTACCATTTCGCCTTTATATATTGCAGAAATCGCACCTCAGGAAACCCGCGGGCTTTTCGTGTCCATAAACCAACTTACCGTAGTTATCGGAATTCTTGCGAGCACAGATTACAAACATGCTAATCACAGAAGTTATTCCAACTGGTTACTCTCACGCACAGATTCTTGCTTCTTGGAACGGACAAACTGGATGGCGATGGATGTTTTGGGCAGGATTTTTCCGGCTGTTCTTTTCTTTCTATTAATGTTTCTGATTCCAGAAAGCCCAAGATATTTGGCTAAAAAAGACAATCAAAATTCGGCAGAAGACACTCTTGCTAAAATTGGAGGAATTGATTATGCTAGAGAAGAGCTTTCAAAAATTAAAGAAACTTTTACACACGAAAGCGAAAAGACCGATTTCAAAATATTATTCGACAAAAAAGCTTTTTCGATCTTAATTATCGGAATCGTATTGGCCGCTTTCCAACAATGGTGCGGTATTAATATCATTTTCAATTACGCTCAAGAAATCTTTGTTTCGGCTGGTTACAGTATAAACGATTTGTTCATGAATATTGTGATAACAGGAAGCATTAACTTGGTTTTCACTCTAGTTGCTATGGGAACTGTAGACAAATTAGGCCGTAAAAAACTAATGCTTTTTGGTTCTGGAGCACTTGCTGTAATCTATGCTTTACTAGGATATTTTTATTATACCAATGTTACCGGATTTCCATTGTTGCTATTGGTATTATTAGCCATTGCCATTTATGCAATGTCTCTTGCTCCTATTACTTGGGTTATTTTATCTGAAATTTTCCCTAACCGAATTAGAGGTGTAGCAATGTCTATTGCCACTTTTGCGCTCTGGATTGCTTCTGCAATATTAGTACAGACCTTTCCAATTTTTAACAACTATCTGGGCACGTCAGGCACTTTCTGGCTGTATGGAATTATCTGTGCCTTAGGATTTCTATTTGTTTTCAGAAAACTTCCTGAAACAAAAAACAAAAGTCTTGAAGAGATTGAGGAGCTTATGGCTGCTGATCAATCAAAACATATTCAATAA
- a CDS encoding DUF5107 domain-containing protein, with translation MQKVNVWKEKIILPTYEVGKPEKNPVFIEKRVYQGSNGSVYPYPVIEKIADEKTDKEYQAVYLENEFLKIMILPELGGRVHMAYDKTKNRHFVYYNQVVKPALVGLTGPWISGGIEFNWPQHHRPTTFDPVDFTIEEHEDGSATVWCSEVERMFRTKGMAGFRLYPDKAYLEIKAQLYNRTSFPQTFLWWANPAVKVNDDYQSVFPPDVNAVFDHGKRDVSSFPIAKGTYYKVDYSPGTDISRYKNIPVPTSYMAIASKYNFVGGYENDSKGGLLHVANHHVSPGKKQWTWGHGDFGRAWDRNLTDEDGPYIELMCGVYTDNQPDFTWIMPGEQKDFTQYFMPYRDLGVVKNATKNAMVNLENIGDQLVIKAYTTGVYPKTTVTLKNNGSVLFQKQYDASPYNSFEETIDFNTSSGLEGLSITVTDADEKVLVDWNYEAQNEDEIPEAAKPALAPEDIENNEQLFLTAQHLEQYRHATYSPIPYYEEALKRDSGDVRANNAMGLWLMRRAKFAESEPYFRVAIKTLTQRNPNPYDGEAYFNLGLSLKYQNKNEEAYDAFYKSTWNAAWQNQGYFYVAQLDALKGDFDSALTHIQKAISKNTEDHKALHLQVAFLRKLNRKEKALQLANAYLENDSFNFGLLFEKYLLSNDKQDLTYLNALIRNNIHTYIEYALDYNADRFVSRSFCFIK, from the coding sequence ATGCAAAAAGTAAATGTTTGGAAGGAAAAAATAATCCTGCCAACTTATGAGGTGGGCAAACCTGAAAAAAATCCTGTATTTATTGAGAAAAGAGTGTATCAGGGAAGTAACGGATCGGTATATCCTTATCCGGTTATTGAAAAAATAGCGGACGAAAAAACAGATAAAGAATATCAGGCCGTATATCTTGAAAATGAATTCCTTAAGATAATGATTCTGCCTGAACTTGGCGGAAGAGTTCATATGGCTTATGACAAAACTAAAAACCGTCATTTTGTATATTACAATCAGGTTGTAAAACCTGCATTGGTAGGACTTACAGGTCCGTGGATTTCTGGCGGAATCGAATTTAACTGGCCTCAACACCACAGACCAACTACATTTGACCCTGTAGATTTTACGATTGAAGAACATGAAGACGGAAGCGCAACGGTTTGGTGCAGCGAAGTTGAGCGTATGTTTAGAACCAAAGGTATGGCTGGTTTCAGACTATATCCTGATAAAGCGTATTTAGAAATTAAAGCGCAATTATACAACAGAACGTCATTTCCACAGACTTTTTTATGGTGGGCAAATCCTGCTGTAAAAGTAAACGACGATTATCAATCGGTTTTTCCGCCTGATGTAAATGCTGTTTTTGATCACGGAAAACGTGATGTTTCCTCTTTCCCAATTGCAAAAGGAACGTATTATAAAGTCGATTATTCGCCTGGAACAGATATTTCACGTTATAAAAACATTCCGGTTCCGACTTCTTATATGGCGATTGCTTCAAAATATAATTTTGTTGGCGGATACGAAAATGATTCAAAAGGTGGTTTATTGCACGTTGCCAATCATCATGTTTCTCCAGGAAAAAAACAATGGACTTGGGGACATGGCGATTTTGGACGTGCTTGGGACAGAAATCTTACTGATGAAGATGGTCCGTATATCGAATTGATGTGTGGTGTTTATACGGATAATCAGCCTGATTTTACTTGGATTATGCCAGGCGAGCAAAAAGATTTCACACAGTATTTTATGCCATATCGTGATTTGGGAGTAGTAAAAAATGCAACCAAAAATGCGATGGTTAACTTAGAAAACATCGGCGATCAATTAGTTATTAAAGCATACACAACTGGAGTTTATCCAAAAACGACGGTGACTTTAAAAAATAATGGCTCAGTTTTATTCCAAAAACAATATGATGCATCGCCATACAATTCATTTGAAGAAACAATTGATTTCAATACCTCATCAGGTTTAGAAGGATTGTCAATTACTGTAACAGATGCTGATGAAAAGGTTTTAGTAGATTGGAATTACGAAGCTCAAAACGAAGATGAGATTCCAGAAGCCGCAAAACCTGCTCTTGCACCTGAAGATATAGAAAATAACGAGCAATTATTCCTGACAGCGCAGCATTTAGAGCAATACAGACACGCCACTTATAGTCCGATTCCGTATTACGAAGAAGCGCTTAAACGTGATTCTGGTGATGTTCGTGCTAATAATGCAATGGGATTATGGCTGATGCGTCGAGCAAAATTTGCAGAAAGTGAGCCATATTTCAGAGTCGCTATTAAAACGCTTACACAGCGAAATCCAAATCCGTATGATGGAGAAGCGTATTTCAATTTAGGATTGTCACTTAAATATCAAAATAAAAACGAAGAAGCATACGATGCTTTTTACAAATCGACTTGGAATGCAGCTTGGCAGAATCAGGGTTATTTTTATGTAGCGCAGCTTGATGCTTTAAAAGGTGATTTCGATTCAGCTTTAACTCACATTCAAAAAGCGATTTCTAAAAATACAGAAGATCATAAAGCATTGCATTTGCAGGTGGCTTTTCTTAGAAAATTAAACCGAAAAGAGAAAGCGCTTCAGCTTGCTAATGCTTATTTAGAGAATGATTCTTTCAATTTTGGACTGCTATTCGAAAAGTATCTTCTAAGTAATGACAAACAGGATTTAACGTATTTAAATGCACTTATTCGAAACAACATTCATACGTATATCGAATATGCCTTAGATTACAATGCAGACAGGTTTGTATCAAGAAGCTTCTGCTTTATTAAGTGA
- a CDS encoding tetratricopeptide repeat protein yields MQTGLYQEASALLSEGLKDENTYPMAWYFAGSFYEKLNDFNQAEKCFKMASQAKPDYCFPNQIEVCFGAFRSYRETD; encoded by the coding sequence ATGCAGACAGGTTTGTATCAAGAAGCTTCTGCTTTATTAAGTGAAGGATTAAAAGACGAAAATACCTATCCGATGGCTTGGTATTTTGCGGGTTCGTTTTATGAAAAGCTGAATGATTTTAATCAAGCTGAAAAATGTTTCAAGATGGCTTCTCAAGCAAAACCTGATTATTGTTTCCCAAATCAGATTGAAGTCTGCTTTGGTGCTTTCAGAAGTTATCGAGAAACAGACTAA
- a CDS encoding tetratricopeptide repeat protein, giving the protein MKSALVLSEVIEKQTNDAKALYYLGNFWYASKFYDDAISCWEKSVSIDDSFPTVHRNLSLAYYNKLNDEQKALASLEKAFSLDLEDARILMELDQLYKRLNRDLVFRLAFLEKHLELVIQRDDVYLERVALYNLLGKHDKALTLLQNRMFHPWEGGEGKVSGQYLISLTEIAKQEITQGNYDKAIALLEQAQIYPDNLGEGKLPGAQENDIHYWLGVAYEKKSDLQQANNWWEKATQGLEEPTAAIFYNDQQPDKIFYQGLAYLKLNDFAEANKRFEKLVAYAKKHVNDHVTIDYFAVSLPDLMIWEDDLDKRNKIHCLYMQGLGLLGLDKKAEAEQTFNSVLAEEKSHSGVTIHLSLLKNEESVFIG; this is encoded by the coding sequence TTGAAGTCTGCTTTGGTGCTTTCAGAAGTTATCGAGAAACAGACTAACGATGCAAAAGCGCTGTATTATCTAGGAAACTTTTGGTATGCATCAAAATTTTATGATGATGCGATTTCGTGTTGGGAAAAATCGGTTTCAATTGATGATAGTTTTCCAACTGTACACCGTAATCTTTCATTGGCTTATTACAACAAATTGAACGATGAGCAAAAAGCACTAGCAAGTCTGGAAAAAGCATTTTCACTTGATTTGGAAGATGCAAGAATTCTAATGGAATTGGATCAGTTGTACAAACGTTTAAATAGAGATTTGGTTTTCAGGTTGGCCTTCTTAGAAAAACATTTAGAATTGGTTATTCAAAGAGATGACGTGTATTTAGAAAGAGTTGCTTTGTATAATCTTTTAGGGAAACACGATAAAGCACTTACGTTACTGCAAAACCGAATGTTCCATCCTTGGGAAGGCGGTGAAGGAAAAGTAAGCGGACAATATTTGATTTCTTTAACTGAAATTGCAAAACAGGAAATTACGCAAGGAAACTATGATAAAGCCATAGCGCTTTTGGAACAAGCACAAATTTATCCTGATAATTTAGGTGAAGGAAAATTACCTGGAGCACAGGAAAATGATATCCATTACTGGCTTGGTGTTGCTTATGAAAAGAAAAGCGATCTACAACAAGCTAATAATTGGTGGGAAAAAGCAACGCAAGGTTTAGAAGAACCAACAGCGGCTATTTTTTATAATGACCAACAGCCTGACAAAATTTTCTATCAGGGCTTGGCTTATCTGAAATTAAATGATTTTGCTGAAGCGAATAAACGTTTTGAAAAGCTCGTAGCATACGCAAAAAAACACGTAAACGATCATGTTACGATTGATTATTTTGCGGTATCACTTCCAGATCTTATGATTTGGGAAGATGATCTGGACAAACGAAACAAAATTCACTGCTTGTATATGCAAGGATTAGGTCTTTTAGGTCTTGATAAAAAAGCTGAAGCAGAACAAACTTTTAATAGTGTTCTAGCAGAAGAGAAAAGCCATTCAGGGGTTACGATACATTTATCTCTTCTAAAAAATGAAGAATCAGTTTTTATAGGTTAA